A single window of Sander lucioperca isolate FBNREF2018 chromosome 22, SLUC_FBN_1.2, whole genome shotgun sequence DNA harbors:
- the si:ch73-256g18.2 gene encoding small integral membrane protein 36, translating into MGFMEFYLEIDPVTLNLIILVASYVILLLVFLISCILYDCRGKDPTKEYAPDNAPQPASQSPIRLVVMQNSPASARYEPNSTTGHGETPTPDLSRDRGEREREREREREREREREKRSTLV; encoded by the coding sequence ATGGGTTTCATGGAGTTCTACCTGGAGATTGACCCCGTCACCTTGAACCTCATCATCCTGGTCGCCAGCTATGTCATCCTGCTCCTGGTCTTCCTCATCTCCTGCATCCTGTACGACTGCCGGGGCAAAGACCCCACCAAGGAGTACGCCCCGGACAACGCGCCACAGCCGGCCAGCCAGTCGCCCATTCGCCTGGTGGTCATGCAGAACTCGCCCGCTTCGGCCCGCTACGAACCCAACAGCACGACAGGACACGGCGAGACCCCTACGCCGGACCTGAGCCGGGACCGGGGCGAGAGGGAGcgggaaagagaaagagaaagagagagagagagggagagggagaagaggagtACTCTGGTCTGA